AAACTCACATCTCTCATTTCAGAATATAGTGAAAAATCAGGACTTACTGCCGTTATATTCAGAAACCAGTTTAGTCTTGATAAAGCAATAGCCAAACTTGGAGATAAAGCCCCTGTTGTAATAGAAGAAAACGATTCTCTTCCATCTTCCGGAGCTTTTCTCATTGAGCTTTCTCTTGCTAAGGGACTTGAATTTGACAATGTCATCATTGCCGATGCAGACAACGACAGCTATCCGGCAGACGAGCTTGGAAAGCACTGCCTCTACACCGCAATGTCACGTGCAACACAGCACTTGTCAATTCTTGCAAAGGGTAAACTCTCAGATTGTATTTAAACTATAAAGAAACAAGCTGTTGCCCCTCTAAATGTTACAAATAAGGGGTAACAGCTTTTATATTTCTGACTCATTCATAAAAAGCAAAAGTTAATCACAAGATCAGCTTCTCAGCCAGTTCTTTAAGTTCCTGCTTCCTGTCATTTAAAAGAAGCATTTTGTTATATTTATAATAGGCTTCATTTCCGGTTTCTCTCACAAACTTAAGACTGTGATATGCTTTGGACAGCTCTGTCAAGAATATGACCATTTCCTGGCTGCCCGAAAGGGCCTCACTATCGCCAAATGTTTCCTCCAAAAATTCAAAGCTGTTTGTAAGATGAGAATCGGTAATCTTTATTTTTTCCTGCCTGTCCGCTTCTCTTTGATTAAACCAGGCTTTCGCTATAGCTATGGCTTTCTCATCATCTGCTATTATCGCAGCACCAGAGCTCTGCCTTAGTATTTCATCCCGGCACTCATTTAAAAGAGCTATGACCAGTCTCTTTATCTTCTCATCTTCTCTGCTGATCAGGCCTGCATCCACGTTATCTGCAAGTTCCTTTTCAAGCTCAGATACTTTTTGTGCAAGATAATCTTTTCCCTCATCAGAAAGAGTTCCCTTCCCGGCATACTCTTTGATAATTTCAAACAGCTCCTTCTGTATCGCCTGCTGCCTTGCGTATTCCTTGAACTCCTCCATAAGTTTATCTGTAAGAAGTCCTATAATACTGAGTTTTTCATCAAAAGAGCCCTCTCTGATAGCCTTTTTATCCTCAGGAAATCTTCCTTCCAAAATATCAGGAATCTTATAAAGCTCATTGTATCTGCGATATAGCTCATAATAGGTAGCAAAATCTCTGGAAATATCCTTGTTCTGAAGGTATGAAGAAGTAAGGTCCTCATCCACTTCTATTCCAAGTTTCTCATGAACCTTAATTACTCTTGATAAATCTTCCCAGCCTCTGGCAGTAACAAAACTTCTGCCATCAGCATTTGTCTGGATCTTATAGAAATTATCTTTCTTAATTTCGAGATATGCCAAAATAGAGCCATGTACACCGGCCTTGTAAGCATAGGTCTTCCAGGCCTCAAAGTCCTCTTCGATATTGATCTGTCTCACTCTGTCAAGAGTAACAATATCAAAGTCCCTGACTGACTTATTGTACTGTGGAGGGTTACCAGCTGTAACAATAATGAATCCTTCCGGAAGTTTATGGCTTCCAAAAGTCTTATACTGCAAAAACTGTAGCATTGTAGGCGCCAAAGTTTCCGATACACAGTTTATTTCATCAAGGAAAAGAATTCCCTCATGAATTCCGGATTTTTCAATCTGTTCATATACAGCGCCTATTATTTCGCTCATGGTATATTCGGTAACAGAATACTTTTTACCGTCAAATTCTCTTTCCGAGATCATCGGAAGTCCGATCGCACTCTGCCTGGTATGATGCGTGATAGTGTACGAAACCAAATTAATGCCCAGTTCATGTGCTATCTGCTCCATTACAGCAGTTTTTCCAATTCCGGGAGGCCCCATCAGCAGGATCGGTCGCTGTCTCTCAATCGGTATCTCGTACTGCCCGGCCTCGTCCTTTTCAAGATAAGCTCTTATCGCATTTTTGACTTCTTCTTTTGCCCTGTCAATATTCATGTCTAATCCTCAATCTATATGCTCTTACATTTTTTAACTTAACTGTTCAATATTCACCATTTCAAATGTACAATTTCATGGCCCAATCAGGAACTTTTACATCATCATAATCCTCCTCACTAGCAAAAACAAAGGCGGTGTCATAAGTGGTCGGTTTATCAGGATACTCTCCAAAACCATCCGTAAAATAAATAAGTCCCTTAAGATTTTCGAACTTACCCTGATTTTTAAGTTCTTCCACATACTCAAAAACAGGTCTAAAGTCCGTTCCATACCCTCCCTCAACATGAATTTCGGAAGAATATTTATTCATTTCATCACTATTTTCTATAAAATCTGTTCTCTGCACCTGATTGTCACACTGGATCACACAGATTTTTATTTTTTGAAAAAAGCTCTCTCTGTCCAAAAGAATCGCTGCCGTTTCATTAAGAAAACGCTGAACCAAAGAGTCTTTGCAGGAAGCTGAAGTATCTATCGCTATTACAAGTTCCTGAATCTTTTTGACTTCACGGAATTCATTTTCTTCTATAAGCGGCATGTTTCCGTAGGTATCAAGGCCGAAGGCATACATTCCGTAGTCGAAACTGTCAAGATCAACTCCGCCTTCTTCTCTAAGTACCTTGAACTGATTTAAGAACTCGCGGTAATCCGTCCTTGTTGTATTCTGAATTTTTAAAAGCCATGTCAGTTTGCCAAGCCTGTCACTGTGCTCTTTTCCGATAGTTTCAATTTCAGTTTGTATCCGCTTTCCTTCCTTATCCCAGTTCTTCCGGGCATCTTTTATCTTCTGAAGACGACGGGGCGATATATATTTGGTTTTCTTTCTGCCATTATCGTCATTTTTATTATCATCATTACTATCAAATTTATGACTGTCATCATCTTCGTTATTACTATTTCCGTTAGGCTGCTTAGGATCATCCTTAGGATTTGTCTTATCTTTCCCTGCAGGATTCTGATAATCATCATCAAGTGGTGGCATTTCTTTGGGATTTTTATTGTCCTCGTCATCTTTTTTATCAGAGGTATCATCGCTTGGCTCATCAATCAGCCTCGACCAAAAGCCGTGATCATCAAGCGCAAACTCCCTCTCTAATTTCTCAATCTCGAAGATGTCCAGTTTATGCTCATCAGAAAAATATCTGTAGAGTTTTTCCACAGTAAGAACCTTAACTTCTTTATCTAATAAGTCATACCACCTGTCGCGATAATCAGATGAAACTCTGTAGATGCACTGATAGTCCATTCCATCAAGGATTGACTCAACAACTATATCAGCACAGATATCAAAAAGTCTTTCATCCTGATACTCTGCCGAGGTATACATATGCATAAATATGCAATGAAGAAGCATATGAAGATAAGTTCTGTTAAGTTTCCCCGGTTCTTCCACAAAAAGTCTCAGAACATGGGACGGATTAAACCTGATGTTTACTGCATCTGTGCCAACAGTCGTGGTACTAAGGTCCATCTCATATCCAAGCGAATTAAGCGCTGAACCAAAGAAACGCATATCTATATAGAGTTCAGTTCTGGAAGCATTCAGAACCTGCTTTCCCGCTTCGTCAAGCTGCTGCCTCCTACTCAAATTATCATTGCTTATCATACGTAGCTCCAACCATTCTTGTTATTACCACATATTGAAGTATAGCACCTTTACACTAAAAGAAGCCATATATTTCTGTCATGGCAGCACCCAGTTCCAGTGCATAACACCGGATGTTGCCTTAAGAAATATATGGCTTCTATTATTTTTCTTTGACTATTCAGCTGGTAAATTCCGCATCCAGGCTGAATTATTTAATACTGTATGAATAATCTGCAAAATCAGCATCAAGTGAAATACTATGTTCACCGTTTGTCCAGGTAAATGTCATAACACTTCCATTTGTCTTGATATCAAGATTTGAATCAAATCCAAATGCAGGATTTGTGTTACGAAGTCTAAGAAGTTCAAGCTGTTTCTGAACTACCTCTTTACCCATTGCTGCTTCGATCTGTTCAAGAGATAGATTAGTTCTGTTAATCTCCTTATGACCGCCGGCACCTGCACGCTTAACAGCCTCATGGTCGTTCTTGCCTGCAAAAAGATCAAGATACCAAACCTGTGGTTTACCTGGCATGAACATCTGAATAGCTCTGGCAAAGAGCATCTTCTTATCATCATCGCCAAGCGCACTGTAATAGGTTGCATTCACCTGATAGTACATGTTCTTGGCACCGTGAAGATCCTTGACATATCCGCCTCTTCCAACGATTGTCTGGATCATTTCTTCAATCTCTTCATCTGCCAGGATTCCCTTCAGATCAAGAAGCGGAATACCATCATGACATCCAAGCATATTTACAACACGGATTTTCTTATCCTGGATCTCTTTTGCCCACTTAGCAAGCACTTCTCCGTTCTTATGCTCAATAGCATAGATCAGAAGTCCCGGAAGGAAGAAATCATATGTCATATAGCCCTTATTAGCTACAGTCTCATATATCTTCTCCTTGTAGCTTGCATGAATCTCAGGTAAAAGAGATACATTAAACTCATCAGCCAGTTTCTGAACCTTTTCAAGTACATCCCAGGTATCAGGTTCATTAAGGAAATTCTTCTTGCCTGGTTCCTTAGGTGCATAAGCAAAGGCATCAAGCCTGACAATCCTTGCTCCGTATCCTGAAAGAGCCTTAAGTGTATTTCTATAGTGCTCCCAAACCAGGTCAGACTTAATGTTAAGATCCATCTGTCCAAGATAGCGTCTGCCTGATTCCAAAAGATCAACAACCGCATCTTTATATTCTTCATAACCGGTAAAATCAATTTCTGCCGGCTTCTTACCCTCATCAAGTCCCTCGCAGACTCTTGCAGAAAGTCTCTGAGCCGCCAGATACTGTATGTCAATCTTGTCCATAAGATCCTGAGCATCCGGTCTCTTGTACTGAACTTCCTGATAAAATGTGTTCCAATAAGGCACATCCTTGCCATCAGGCATCCTTACCATCAAAATTGGAAGCCCGGGTTTTCTAAAGAACATGTCCTTGATATATTTCTCATCAGGCTGAATATAGCCCTCAGCTGTCATCTCTCCGCAACCTTCCCAGAATTTGTTCCAGTTGATAAAGAAATCAGCATACTTGGATTTCTCACCGTTTTTAACAAGATCCTGAAACTGTGGAGAAAGAACTGACGCATGATTTAGGATAAAATCAAGCTTTAAATTGATTCCAAGCTTATCAAGAGCCTCTAAATCCTTTGCATCAGCAAGTTCTCTGTTAATGCCATAGTCAATAACTGAAAAGCCTCTGTCCAGATCAGTGTTGAAAATGCTCGGAAGGATGTAAAAAGACTGAAATACATCCTCAAATTCTTTCTTTTCAAGAACTGAAACAATATCAGAGAGCTTACCGCCCATGCTATCAGGGTAGGCATTAAGCATTGGTCCGTTATCTACAAAATTCTTACTCATCTATTCTCCTCATAAAACAACAATAATTATCAGATTCCCATAAGCTTCTTGAACTCATCATAGCTTATGATCTCGCCAGCTTTAGTGATGATGATCTTGGCCTTGTGTGCCTGTGCTACAAGCTTATTCTGCTCAAGTTCGAGAACCATCATAGTAAATGGGCTGTCAAGCTTACCATCTCTGTTTCTTGATCTTCTGTGTTCAAGTGTTTCCTGAGGTGTGCTGTTAAGAAGAACAGGAATATCAACCTGTGTCATATAATCTGAATTGCCATGTGTCCACTCAACGATCAGAACCTGCTTACTGCTCATATCTACTTCATCATACCAAAGAGAAGCTTCATCCCTTCCCATTCTCTTAAGGAAAAGTTTGTCTGCTCCGTCCTTGAACGCTCTCATGATCTGATCTACTTCTTCAAAATCTGTCTCATTAGGAGTACCAAGATAGTTGTTAAGACCTCTTGCTCCGCCTTCAAGATATGATCTGAACCATGTGTCATTTTCTTCGTGTGCTTTATTTGCATCATCCTCTGCGAGCTGCCATTTCTTGAGAACTTCCATATTCTCAGGAGACATGACACCTTCGTCAACCATTGCTCTGATACCGCTTTCTCTAAATACATGAAGTCTTTCAGCATCATTGTACATAGGGATTCGATGTGGATAATTATCACCTGACATTGTGTAGCTGCCTATTCCAGCCTGTTCAAGTAAATATGACAGACATGACGCAATTTCTGATTTACCTACACCAGATCCGCC
The sequence above is a segment of the Butyrivibrio proteoclasticus B316 genome. Coding sequences within it:
- a CDS encoding nucleoside/nucleotide kinase family protein, whose amino-acid sequence is MNTNYNRISETADTVITKLDVAPSKVADIEIPADIPHGDMPGDKIEIGESHVAKAKTIFPKLVEELKNTMSGNKYGRAVVAVCGGSGVGKSEIASCLSYLLEQAGIGSYTMSGDNYPHRIPMYNDAERLHVFRESGIRAMVDEGVMSPENMEVLKKWQLAEDDANKAHEENDTWFRSYLEGGARGLNNYLGTPNETDFEEVDQIMRAFKDGADKLFLKRMGRDEASLWYDEVDMSSKQVLIVEWTHGNSDYMTQVDIPVLLNSTPQETLEHRRSRNRDGKLDSPFTMMVLELEQNKLVAQAHKAKIIITKAGEIISYDEFKKLMGI
- a CDS encoding alpha-amylase family protein, with the protein product MSKNFVDNGPMLNAYPDSMGGKLSDIVSVLEKKEFEDVFQSFYILPSIFNTDLDRGFSVIDYGINRELADAKDLEALDKLGINLKLDFILNHASVLSPQFQDLVKNGEKSKYADFFINWNKFWEGCGEMTAEGYIQPDEKYIKDMFFRKPGLPILMVRMPDGKDVPYWNTFYQEVQYKRPDAQDLMDKIDIQYLAAQRLSARVCEGLDEGKKPAEIDFTGYEEYKDAVVDLLESGRRYLGQMDLNIKSDLVWEHYRNTLKALSGYGARIVRLDAFAYAPKEPGKKNFLNEPDTWDVLEKVQKLADEFNVSLLPEIHASYKEKIYETVANKGYMTYDFFLPGLLIYAIEHKNGEVLAKWAKEIQDKKIRVVNMLGCHDGIPLLDLKGILADEEIEEMIQTIVGRGGYVKDLHGAKNMYYQVNATYYSALGDDDKKMLFARAIQMFMPGKPQVWYLDLFAGKNDHEAVKRAGAGGHKEINRTNLSLEQIEAAMGKEVVQKQLELLRLRNTNPAFGFDSNLDIKTNGSVMTFTWTNGEHSISLDADFADYSYSIK
- a CDS encoding vWA domain-containing protein, whose translation is MISNDNLSRRQQLDEAGKQVLNASRTELYIDMRFFGSALNSLGYEMDLSTTTVGTDAVNIRFNPSHVLRLFVEEPGKLNRTYLHMLLHCIFMHMYTSAEYQDERLFDICADIVVESILDGMDYQCIYRVSSDYRDRWYDLLDKEVKVLTVEKLYRYFSDEHKLDIFEIEKLEREFALDDHGFWSRLIDEPSDDTSDKKDDEDNKNPKEMPPLDDDYQNPAGKDKTNPKDDPKQPNGNSNNEDDDSHKFDSNDDNKNDDNGRKKTKYISPRRLQKIKDARKNWDKEGKRIQTEIETIGKEHSDRLGKLTWLLKIQNTTRTDYREFLNQFKVLREEGGVDLDSFDYGMYAFGLDTYGNMPLIEENEFREVKKIQELVIAIDTSASCKDSLVQRFLNETAAILLDRESFFQKIKICVIQCDNQVQRTDFIENSDEMNKYSSEIHVEGGYGTDFRPVFEYVEELKNQGKFENLKGLIYFTDGFGEYPDKPTTYDTAFVFASEEDYDDVKVPDWAMKLYI
- a CDS encoding ATP-binding protein, yielding MNIDRAKEEVKNAIRAYLEKDEAGQYEIPIERQRPILLMGPPGIGKTAVMEQIAHELGINLVSYTITHHTRQSAIGLPMISEREFDGKKYSVTEYTMSEIIGAVYEQIEKSGIHEGILFLDEINCVSETLAPTMLQFLQYKTFGSHKLPEGFIIVTAGNPPQYNKSVRDFDIVTLDRVRQINIEEDFEAWKTYAYKAGVHGSILAYLEIKKDNFYKIQTNADGRSFVTARGWEDLSRVIKVHEKLGIEVDEDLTSSYLQNKDISRDFATYYELYRRYNELYKIPDILEGRFPEDKKAIREGSFDEKLSIIGLLTDKLMEEFKEYARQQAIQKELFEIIKEYAGKGTLSDEGKDYLAQKVSELEKELADNVDAGLISREDEKIKRLVIALLNECRDEILRQSSGAAIIADDEKAIAIAKAWFNQREADRQEKIKITDSHLTNSFEFLEETFGDSEALSGSQEMVIFLTELSKAYHSLKFVRETGNEAYYKYNKMLLLNDRKQELKELAEKLIL